In Rhizobium sp. BG4, the genomic stretch GGGGAGCTTTGCCTGGTGCGCGGTCCTGTTCATCGCCCTCGGCCTCGGCGCTGCCATCAACGGCTGGTATGCCGGGCGCGCGCTGCAGGTCAATGCGAGGACGATCGAGACGCCTTGATCGCGGTTGCTGCGGGGATGAGCTATGCTCACCTCGGGGGGATGAGCTATGCTCACCCGGGATCACCATGTCTTGATGAGTCTCCACGGCGGGGGATGATACCCTATCTCAGGCTCTACCTACCGCCGGAGGAGATCATTTGCTGTTGCGCTCGCTGACGCTGACCATCGCCCTTACACTCTCGCTTGCCGCCGCACCGGCCTTTTCTGAGGAGCGGCCGGGTGTTCTGAAGTTGCTTCCGCAGGATGCCGTCACCGAACACGAGGCGACGATCGGCGGCCGGAAACTGGATTATACGGCAACGGCCGGGACGCTCGATCTGTTCGGCCAGGACGGCAACCAGACCGGAGCGATCTTCTACACAGCCTATACCGCAAAGAATGCCGGTGCGAACCGGCCGCTTACCTTTGCCTTCAATGGCGGGCCGGGCGCCGCGTCCGCCTTTCTGCATCTCGGCCTCGTCGGTCCGCGTATCCTCGATTTCGGACCGCAGGCGCGCGATGGCGCCCACGCGAAGCTCACCGACAATCCCGAGAGTTGGCTGGATTTCACCGATCTCGTGTTGATCGATCCCATCGGCACCGGCTGGAGCCGGACGGCAAAGGCCGATGACGCCAAGGACTATTATAGCGTCGGCTCGGATGCGCAGAGCATTGCCAAGGCGATCTCCCTTTACGTCGCCCACAACAACCGTGCGGCCTCGCCGAAGTACCTGCTCGGCGAGAGCTATGGCGGCTTCCGCGCCGCAAAGGTGGCCGGAGCGCTACAGGAGAGCCAGGGTATTATCGTTGCCGGGGCGATCATGCTGTCGCCGCTGCTCGAGGCGCAGCTGATGTTCAATGCGGACGAGTTCGCTCTCGGCGCTGCTCTCGAACTTCCCTCGCTCGCCGCAGCAGAGATGGACCGGCGCGGCGCTTTCTCAGCGGAGAAACAGACCGAGGCCGAGCGCTTTGCGCTGGGAGACTATCTGACGACCCTCGTGGGGCCTGAGCCTTCCGGCGATGCGGCCAAGGCATTCTATGCCAAGGTTTCCGGACTGACCGGAATTCCGGAAGACGTCGTGACCCGCAGCCGCGGTTTCCTCGGCAACGCCTTTGCGAAGAATTCCGGCAAGGAAAAGGGTGAGGTGATGAGCCCTTACGATGCCGGGTTTGCCTCGCCCGATCCCTATCCTGAATCCGATTACGATCGCGGCGACGACGCCATTCTCGACGGATTCACGCGCGCCTATGGCGGCGCCTTTAGCGACTACGCCCGCAACGAACTGGGCTTCAAGACCGAGATGACCTATTCGCTGCTCGACAACGATGTGAACCGGCAATGGGAATGGGGCGGACGCGGCGGCGGATCGCGCCTGCAGGCGAGCGTCACCGGCGATATCCGGCAGCTCCTGGCATCGAACCCGAGCTTTCATCTGCTGATAGCCCATGGCTACAGCGATCTCGTGACGCCCTATGGCGTCAGCCGCTATGTCGTCGATCACCTGCCGCAGAGCCTTGCCAAGGATCGCGTGCAGCTCGACGTCTATCGCGGCGGCCACATGTTCTACACCAATGCGGACCAACGGGCGGCTTTCACGGCAGATGCGAAGGCATTCTACGCCAAGAACGGCGGCATCCAGCCAAGCGACTAGGGTTCGAGACCGGACAAATAGGGTTGCCGCTTGGGAGCGCTGACATAGATAGACCTCATGTCCTATCAAAAGCAGCCGCTTGTCATCGCGGAGCCGGATGCGGCTTCAGGCGAGGACTCCATCTTTGCCGCGCTGACCAATGCTCCAGATTCCTGGGCCCTGTTTCTCGACATCGACGGCACGCTGCTCGACCTTGCGGAGACGCCTGACGGCATCGTCGTGCCGCCGGAGCTTCCCGGCCAGCTCGAAACCCTTTCCGCAAGGCTTGGCGGCGCATTGGCGCTGGTAACCGGACGGGGCCTTTCCTATGCCGACCGGCTGTTTGCACCGCTTCGCTTCCCGATCGCCGGGCTTCATGGCGCCGAACGCCGCGCCGCCGACGGGTCGGTGACGACAGCCAAGGCGACGGCGGAATTCGAGGCGCTGAAAGCCGATCTCGTACGCCAGACACAGGGCTGGCCTGGCGTCCTCATCGAAAACAAGGGAGCGGCTGTTGCCGCGCATTACCGGCTGGCGCCGGATCGGGAAATCGATCTCGAACCGCTGATGCAGCAGGCGCTCGACCGCGCCGGGCCTGATTGGCACATGCAGTATGGCAAGATGGTGATCGAGATCCGCCCTTCCAGCGCCGACAAGGGACATGCCGTCGAAGCTTTCCTGGCGCAGCCCCCCTTTAAGGGCCGCCGCGCCATCGCGATCGGCGACGATGTGACCGACGAGGCGATGTTCCGCGCGGTCAACCCTCTCGGTGGCCTGTCGATCCGTGTCGGGCCGCTCTCGCCCGCAAGCGAAGCGAAAGCATCGATCGCCTCCGCGGCAGCCCTTCGCGGCGTCATCGCCCGGCTGGCGGCGTGAACCATTTGAGCATCAAAACCATTTCCATGAAAAGGACTGAACCATGAGCCGTCTCGTCGTCGTTTCCAATCGCGTTCCCGTTCCCGACAAGGGCGGAATTGCGCCGGCCGGCGGCCTTGCCGTTGCGCTGAAAGCAGCGCTCGAAGAGCGCGGCGGCATCTGGATGGGCTGGTCGGGGAAATCGAGCGGCGAGCAGGAACCGGAGAAGCTCGCGGAAATTCAGCAGGGTAACATCACCTATGCGCTGACCGACCTGACCGACACCGATGTCGAGGAATATTATCACGGCTTTGCCAACCGCGTGCTCTGGCCAATCTGCCATTACCGGCTGGATCTGGCCGAATACGGGCGCAAGGAAATGGCCGGATATTTCCGCGTCAACCGCTTCTTCGCGCATCGGCTGGCGCCGCTGATCAAGCCTGATGATGTCATCTGGGTGCACGACTATCACCTGATCCCGCTTGCCGCCGAGCTGCGGCAGATGGGACTGAAGAACAAGATCGGCTTCTTCCTGCACATTCCCTGGCCGCCAGCCGATGTGCTCTTCACCATGCCGGTCCACGAGGAGATCATGCGCGGCCTCTCGCATTACGATCTCGTCGGCTTCCAGACCGATCATGATCTCGAAAACTTTGCCGGCTGTCTGCGCCGCGAAGGGATCGGCGACGAGCTTGGTGGCGGGCGCTTCAGCTCGCACGGCAGGACATTCAAGGGCGGCGCCTATTCGATCGGTATCGAGACCGCTGCCTTCGCCGAATTCGCCCGCAAGTCCTCGACGCACAGCATGGTGCGCAAGGCGCGCGAGAGCGTCGAGGGCCGCAGCCTGATCATCGGCGTTGACCGGCTCGACTATTCCAAGGGTCTGACGCAGCGCATCGACGCCTTCGAGAGCTTCATCAAGGCCAATCCGGCGCAGCAGGGGCATGTGACCTATCTGCAGATCACTCCGAAATCCCGCTCCGAAGTGCCGGAATACGAGGCGATGCAGCGCACCGTCGCCGAACAGGCCGGACGGGTGAACGGCGCGCTCGGATCGGTGGATTGGGTGCCTATCCGCTACATCAACCGCTCCGTCGGCCGCCATATCCTTGCCGGGCTCTACCGTCTTGGCCGTGTCGGGCTGGTGACGCCGCTGCGCGACGGGATGAACCTTGTCGCCAAGGAATATGTGGCGGCGCAGGACCCCGGCGATCCTGGCGTTCTCGTGCTGTCGCGCTTTGCGGGTGCGGCTCGCGAATTGAAGGGGGCGCTGCTCGTCAATCCCTACGATGTCGAAGGAACCGCCAATGCCCTAGCGCGTGCGCTGAGCATGCCGCTCGACGAGCGGAAGGAGCGCTGGAAGAAGATGATGGATCATCTCCTGGAATTCGACGTCTCCCGCTGGTGCAAGGATTTCCTGAAAGATCTCGGCGCCTGACTTTTCAGTGTGCCGCCTCGGCCTGCAGCCATTCCACCAGGCTTTCCGTCTCCGCGGTCTTCTCGCGCGGCGGGATCAGCCAGTAGCCGCGATCAGCCGCCTCCAGAGCCGGTCCGGCGGCGACCAGCATGCCGGAGGCCAGAAGCGAATCCACTAAGCCCATCCAGCCAATGGCAATCCCCTGCTCGCCGACGGCCGCCTGGACGACGAGCGAGTAGGTGTTGAA encodes the following:
- the otsA gene encoding alpha,alpha-trehalose-phosphate synthase (UDP-forming), with amino-acid sequence MSRLVVVSNRVPVPDKGGIAPAGGLAVALKAALEERGGIWMGWSGKSSGEQEPEKLAEIQQGNITYALTDLTDTDVEEYYHGFANRVLWPICHYRLDLAEYGRKEMAGYFRVNRFFAHRLAPLIKPDDVIWVHDYHLIPLAAELRQMGLKNKIGFFLHIPWPPADVLFTMPVHEEIMRGLSHYDLVGFQTDHDLENFAGCLRREGIGDELGGGRFSSHGRTFKGGAYSIGIETAAFAEFARKSSTHSMVRKARESVEGRSLIIGVDRLDYSKGLTQRIDAFESFIKANPAQQGHVTYLQITPKSRSEVPEYEAMQRTVAEQAGRVNGALGSVDWVPIRYINRSVGRHILAGLYRLGRVGLVTPLRDGMNLVAKEYVAAQDPGDPGVLVLSRFAGAARELKGALLVNPYDVEGTANALARALSMPLDERKERWKKMMDHLLEFDVSRWCKDFLKDLGA
- the otsB gene encoding trehalose-phosphatase, which produces MSYQKQPLVIAEPDAASGEDSIFAALTNAPDSWALFLDIDGTLLDLAETPDGIVVPPELPGQLETLSARLGGALALVTGRGLSYADRLFAPLRFPIAGLHGAERRAADGSVTTAKATAEFEALKADLVRQTQGWPGVLIENKGAAVAAHYRLAPDREIDLEPLMQQALDRAGPDWHMQYGKMVIEIRPSSADKGHAVEAFLAQPPFKGRRAIAIGDDVTDEAMFRAVNPLGGLSIRVGPLSPASEAKASIASAAALRGVIARLAA
- a CDS encoding carboxypeptidase, whose amino-acid sequence is MLLRSLTLTIALTLSLAAAPAFSEERPGVLKLLPQDAVTEHEATIGGRKLDYTATAGTLDLFGQDGNQTGAIFYTAYTAKNAGANRPLTFAFNGGPGAASAFLHLGLVGPRILDFGPQARDGAHAKLTDNPESWLDFTDLVLIDPIGTGWSRTAKADDAKDYYSVGSDAQSIAKAISLYVAHNNRAASPKYLLGESYGGFRAAKVAGALQESQGIIVAGAIMLSPLLEAQLMFNADEFALGAALELPSLAAAEMDRRGAFSAEKQTEAERFALGDYLTTLVGPEPSGDAAKAFYAKVSGLTGIPEDVVTRSRGFLGNAFAKNSGKEKGEVMSPYDAGFASPDPYPESDYDRGDDAILDGFTRAYGGAFSDYARNELGFKTEMTYSLLDNDVNRQWEWGGRGGGSRLQASVTGDIRQLLASNPSFHLLIAHGYSDLVTPYGVSRYVVDHLPQSLAKDRVQLDVYRGGHMFYTNADQRAAFTADAKAFYAKNGGIQPSD